One window of the Triticum dicoccoides isolate Atlit2015 ecotype Zavitan chromosome 3B, WEW_v2.0, whole genome shotgun sequence genome contains the following:
- the LOC119279715 gene encoding uncharacterized protein LOC119279715, which yields MKKFGWLAGGRPASRLPAFPNCHTSRPLSSSSCFYAYSSPPNSPGGLPLFVALPAGGSASVVLTGALDVKGACRRRSAGWIHLDLGPSIFSASLRYWRLLCDSSRDGCDWGWGEILGRPAAGRDRGAVASNVPHGTGGVAVLCSLGCPVLFDCIDGAVSWFILGSPLQFERLWCPCCDVLGMLCGVLCLVVPSDYTGGTQVPWRRLGPGVAVRMYPMTQAPLYLPSPNRTVHAHTPGVTDTISLHHGFSLQPSLHVTVFSQHPPLTAASPPLHATASTTHLARISRIRQGGAAGLPVDLHGEAVVPEGDHHGDATCCSARRHHLLRLAQRQHGRARRQGQGHLRRTRKTVIKVGYSKGTICEAVEKLNVDPFILASHNHVRSCKATSMDVKMQDVGGFERAKGQQRVRQAALSMVLSQKEQTSSWSHPLPSNLCTLNVHHL from the exons ATGAAAAAATTTGGCTGGCTGGCTGGCGGACGCCCCGCATCCCGCCTTCCCGCATTTCCAAACTGCCACACCTCTCGCCCCCTGTCATCGTCGTCGTGCTTTTACGCGTACTCGTCACCTCCCAATTCCCCTGGTGGGCTGCCGCTGTTCGTGGCTTTGCCCGCTGGGGGCTCCGCATCGGTGGTCCTCACTGGTGCCCTCGACGTCAAGGGTGCCTGCCGGCGTCGCTCCGCCGGTTGGATTCATCTGGATCTGGGGCCGTCCATTTTCAGCGCTTCCCTGCGCTATTGGCGGCTGCTCTGTGACTCGTCGCGTGACGGATGTGACTGGGGGTGGGGAGAAATCCTTGGTCGGCCTGCTGCTGGCCGAGACAGAG GTGCCGTGGCTTCGAATGTACCCCATGGCACAGGTGGTGTCGCGGTGTTGTGCAGTCTTGGTTGCCCGGTGCTTTTTGATTGCATCGACGGTGCAGTGTCATGGTTTATTCTTGGCTCGCCGCTGCAGTTCGAGCGCCTGTGGTGCCCCTGTTGTGATGTTTTGGGCATGCTATGTGGAGTTCTATGCTTGGTGGTGCCCTCGGACTACACCGGTGGCACACAGGTGCCGTGGCGCCGTCTCGGCCCCGGCGTGGCCGTTCGAATGTACCCCATGACACAG GCACCGTTGTACCTACCCTCACCGAACAGAACAGTCCACGCTCACACCCCCGGCGTCACCGACACCATCTCTCTCCACCACGGCTTCTCCCTGCAGCCTTCCCTCCACGTGACGGTATTCAGCCAGCACCCTCCTCTCACCGCCGCCTCGCCTCCCCTCCATGCCACGGCGTCCACGACACATCTGGCACGAATCAGCCGGATCCGACAGGGAGGTGCAGCAGGGCTCCCTGTCGATCTCCATGGCGAGGCCGTCGTACCCGAGGGCGACCACCACGGCGATGCAACCTGCTGCTCAGCGCGGCGCCACCACCTTCTCCGA TTGGCCCAGCGGCAGCACGGCCGTGCGCGTCGACAAGGCCAAGGCCATCTGCGCCGAACACGGA AGACCGTCATCAAAGTGGGCTATTCCAAGGGAACCATATGCGAAGCTGTAGAAAAGCTAAATGTTGATCCGTTCATCCTGGCAAGCCACAACCATGTGCGAAGCTGCAAAG CCACAAGCATGGATGTCAAGATGCAAGAT GTTGGTGGATTCGAGCGTGCAAAAGGGCAGCAAAGGGTGAGGCAGGCAGCACTTTCAATGGTTTTGTCGCAAAAGGAGCAGACTTCATCATGGAGCCATCCTTTGCCCAGCAACCTATGTACTTTGAACGTCCACCATCTTTAG